The sequence GTGATCGGAAGGCCGAGTCCCTGGCCCGGCACCTGGCCGAACTGAGGCTGGATGGCCGGGACGTGGTGCTGATCGGCGACTCGCTCGACGACGCAGACGCGGCCCGGTCGGTCGGTGGCCGTGCGGTCCTCTACGCCGGGGGCTTCACCGACGCCGCCCGCCTGCGTGCCTCCGGTCATCCGGTCGCGGAGACCCTCACCGAGGCGGTCGCCCTGGCCCACCCACATTGATCAGGCGCCCGTCTCAGCGAGAGCGTGGGCGGTGTCGGTGCACGGTGCCCCGGGCTCGCCCGGGTCGCCTCAGCCGCGCAGGTAGGTCAGGACGGCGCGGACCCGGCGGTGCTGCTCGACATCCGGTGGCAGGTTGAGCTTGGTGAAGATGTTGCGGACGTGCTTCTCGACCGCGCCGTCGGTCACCACCAGGGTGCGGGCGATCGCGGTGTTGGAGTGGCCTTCGGCCATCAAACTCAGTACCTCGCGTTCGCGCGGGGTCAGGGCCCGCAGTGGATCGTCACGCCGGCGGCGGGCGAAGAGCTGGGTGATTACCTCGGGATCGAGAACGGTGCCCCCGGCGGCGACCCGGTCCAGCGCGGCGAGGAACTCGTCGATCGCGGCCACCCGGTCCTTGAGCAGGTAGCCGACCCCGACCCCGGTGGCCAGGAGGTCGTCGGCGTAGGACACCTCGACGTACTGGGAGAGCACCAGGATGGGCGCCGCTGGCGCCAGAGCGCGCGCTTCGACGGCGGCCCGGAGCCCCTCGTCGGTGTGGGACGGCGGCATTCGTACGT comes from Salinispora tropica CNB-440 and encodes:
- a CDS encoding response regulator, which encodes MRIVIADDAVLLREGLIRLLTERGHQVVAAVGDGAALVQAVVTHRPDLSIVDVRMPPSHTDEGLRAAVEARALAPAAPILVLSQYVEVSYADDLLATGVGVGYLLKDRVAAIDEFLAALDRVAAGGTVLDPEVITQLFARRRRDDPLRALTPREREVLSLMAEGHSNTAIARTLVVTDGAVEKHVRNIFTKLNLPPDVEQHRRVRAVLTYLRG